From Musa acuminata AAA Group cultivar baxijiao chromosome BXJ3-8, Cavendish_Baxijiao_AAA, whole genome shotgun sequence, one genomic window encodes:
- the LOC135644949 gene encoding uncharacterized protein LOC135644949 isoform X7, whose protein sequence is MAEEFGVGSLQLPSELLDDVFVTEREERRPAAEVVEPATESESDEEGDYLAGLARQMTHSFLLDDDSGILGLSAGDDAKHRLTARSSPPCSPLEPPKGDAWDPLHEAAEQTMWSKLTDAEHGRWRVYEHELLSQPRKPCTSKSTSPFLARHQLQAARQQLSAGWERQIKARRGASHGGNRCALSLGSFPSGCPPFQMQHRPQHGSGMRAVFLRGSGARKESIGTGVFLPRTAGSKTEPQKKSVFIPARVVQALNLNLEAQTGCPGGFVLEQDALVGPRNPGRHHSLPPRPSAMTTPVSGLPQEWTY, encoded by the exons ATGGCGGAGGAGTTCGGGGTGGGGAGTCTGCAGCTTCCTTCGGAGCTTCTCGACGACGTGTTCGTTAcggagagagaggagagaagacCGGCCGCCGAAGTGGTGGAgccagcgacggagagcgagagcGACGAGGAGGGAGACTACTTGGCCGGCCTCGCACGACAGATGACTCACTCCTTCCTCCTGGACGACGACTCGGGGATTCTTGGGTTGTCGGCGGGCGACGACGCGAAG CATCGACTTACGGCGAGGTCTTCTCCTCCGTGTTCTCCGCTGGAGCCGCCGAAGGGGGATGCTTGGGATCCGCTCCATGAGGCCGCGGAGCAGACGATGTGGTCCAAGCTTACCGATGCCGAGCATGGTCGGTGGCGAGTCTACGAACACGAGCTTCTGAGTCAACCGAGGAAGCCATGCACGAGCAAGTCGACCAGTCCCTTCCTCGCCCGCCACCAGCTGCAGGCAGCTCGA CAGCAATTGTCGGCGGGATGGGAAAGGCAAATCAAAGCAAGAAGAGGAGCGAGCCATGGAGGGAACAGATGCGCCCTCTCCTTGGGTTCGTTTCCTTCCGGATGCCCTCCGTTCCAGATGCAGCATCGACCCCAGCACGGATCTGGGATGAGAGCCGTCTTCCTTCGTGGCTCTGGCGCGAGAAAGGAGTCCATCGGAACCGGCGTCTTCCTGCCCCGGACTGCGGGGAGCAAGACCGAACCACAGAAGAAGTCAG TGTTCATTCCGGCAAGAGTCGTTCAGGCGTTGAACTTGAATCTGGAGGCACAGACAGGCTGCCCTGGCGGATTTGTTCTCGAGCAAG ATGCACTCGTGGGCCCAAGAAACCCAGGGAGGCACCACAGTCTTCCTCCCCGGCCTTCGGCCATGACGACCCCTGTCAGTGGGCTTCCTCAGGAGTGGACCTATTGA
- the LOC135644949 gene encoding uncharacterized protein LOC135644949 isoform X2, giving the protein MAEEFGVGSLQLPSELLDDVFVTEREERRPAAEVVEPATESESDEEGDYLAGLARQMTHSFLLDDDSGILGLSAGDDAKHRLTARSSPPCSPLEPPKGDAWDPLHEAAEQTMWSKLTDAEHGRWRVYEHELLSQPRKPCTSKSTSPFLARHQLQAARQLSAGWERQIKARRGASHGGNRCALSLGSFPSGCPPFQMQHRPQHGSGMRAVFLRGSGARKESIGTGVFLPRTAGSKTEPQKKSAAACSTVFIPARVVQALNLNLEAQTGCPGGFVLEQGKLCDGSTHLCTVSDLCSHRSVVTSDALVGPRNPGRHHSLPPRPSAMTTPVSGLPQEWTY; this is encoded by the exons ATGGCGGAGGAGTTCGGGGTGGGGAGTCTGCAGCTTCCTTCGGAGCTTCTCGACGACGTGTTCGTTAcggagagagaggagagaagacCGGCCGCCGAAGTGGTGGAgccagcgacggagagcgagagcGACGAGGAGGGAGACTACTTGGCCGGCCTCGCACGACAGATGACTCACTCCTTCCTCCTGGACGACGACTCGGGGATTCTTGGGTTGTCGGCGGGCGACGACGCGAAG CATCGACTTACGGCGAGGTCTTCTCCTCCGTGTTCTCCGCTGGAGCCGCCGAAGGGGGATGCTTGGGATCCGCTCCATGAGGCCGCGGAGCAGACGATGTGGTCCAAGCTTACCGATGCCGAGCATGGTCGGTGGCGAGTCTACGAACACGAGCTTCTGAGTCAACCGAGGAAGCCATGCACGAGCAAGTCGACCAGTCCCTTCCTCGCCCGCCACCAGCTGCAGGCAGCTCGA CAATTGTCGGCGGGATGGGAAAGGCAAATCAAAGCAAGAAGAGGAGCGAGCCATGGAGGGAACAGATGCGCCCTCTCCTTGGGTTCGTTTCCTTCCGGATGCCCTCCGTTCCAGATGCAGCATCGACCCCAGCACGGATCTGGGATGAGAGCCGTCTTCCTTCGTGGCTCTGGCGCGAGAAAGGAGTCCATCGGAACCGGCGTCTTCCTGCCCCGGACTGCGGGGAGCAAGACCGAACCACAGAAGAAGTCAG CTGCAGCTTGTTCAACAGTGTTCATTCCGGCAAGAGTCGTTCAGGCGTTGAACTTGAATCTGGAGGCACAGACAGGCTGCCCTGGCGGATTTGTTCTCGAGCAAGGCAAGTTATGTGACGGTTCTACTCACCTGTGCACCGTTTCTGATCTCTGTTCTCATCGAAGTGTTGTTACATCAGATGCACTCGTGGGCCCAAGAAACCCAGGGAGGCACCACAGTCTTCCTCCCCGGCCTTCGGCCATGACGACCCCTGTCAGTGGGCTTCCTCAGGAGTGGACCTATTGA
- the LOC135644949 gene encoding uncharacterized protein LOC135644949 isoform X3, whose amino-acid sequence MAEEFGVGSLQLPSELLDDVFVTEREERRPAAEVVEPATESESDEEGDYLAGLARQMTHSFLLDDDSGILGLSAGDDAKHRLTARSSPPCSPLEPPKGDAWDPLHEAAEQTMWSKLTDAEHGRWRVYEHELLSQPRKPCTSKSTSPFLARHQLQAARQQLSAGWERQIKARRGASHGGNRCALSLGSFPSGCPPFQMQHRPQHGSGMRAVFLRGSGARKESIGTGVFLPRTAGSKTEPQKKSACSTVFIPARVVQALNLNLEAQTGCPGGFVLEQGKLCDGSTHLCTVSDLCSHRSVVTSDALVGPRNPGRHHSLPPRPSAMTTPVSGLPQEWTY is encoded by the exons ATGGCGGAGGAGTTCGGGGTGGGGAGTCTGCAGCTTCCTTCGGAGCTTCTCGACGACGTGTTCGTTAcggagagagaggagagaagacCGGCCGCCGAAGTGGTGGAgccagcgacggagagcgagagcGACGAGGAGGGAGACTACTTGGCCGGCCTCGCACGACAGATGACTCACTCCTTCCTCCTGGACGACGACTCGGGGATTCTTGGGTTGTCGGCGGGCGACGACGCGAAG CATCGACTTACGGCGAGGTCTTCTCCTCCGTGTTCTCCGCTGGAGCCGCCGAAGGGGGATGCTTGGGATCCGCTCCATGAGGCCGCGGAGCAGACGATGTGGTCCAAGCTTACCGATGCCGAGCATGGTCGGTGGCGAGTCTACGAACACGAGCTTCTGAGTCAACCGAGGAAGCCATGCACGAGCAAGTCGACCAGTCCCTTCCTCGCCCGCCACCAGCTGCAGGCAGCTCGA CAGCAATTGTCGGCGGGATGGGAAAGGCAAATCAAAGCAAGAAGAGGAGCGAGCCATGGAGGGAACAGATGCGCCCTCTCCTTGGGTTCGTTTCCTTCCGGATGCCCTCCGTTCCAGATGCAGCATCGACCCCAGCACGGATCTGGGATGAGAGCCGTCTTCCTTCGTGGCTCTGGCGCGAGAAAGGAGTCCATCGGAACCGGCGTCTTCCTGCCCCGGACTGCGGGGAGCAAGACCGAACCACAGAAGAAGTCAG CTTGTTCAACAGTGTTCATTCCGGCAAGAGTCGTTCAGGCGTTGAACTTGAATCTGGAGGCACAGACAGGCTGCCCTGGCGGATTTGTTCTCGAGCAAGGCAAGTTATGTGACGGTTCTACTCACCTGTGCACCGTTTCTGATCTCTGTTCTCATCGAAGTGTTGTTACATCAGATGCACTCGTGGGCCCAAGAAACCCAGGGAGGCACCACAGTCTTCCTCCCCGGCCTTCGGCCATGACGACCCCTGTCAGTGGGCTTCCTCAGGAGTGGACCTATTGA
- the LOC135645349 gene encoding uncharacterized acetyltransferase At3g50280-like, with protein MELAMSPNLSSSSISSLAASLIATGPNSTSSTVAPAAAVAIVSKCTVYPDRESDLGDLPLSVSDLPMLSCHYIQKGLFFLPPPVPIASLVSLLTSSLSRALSLFPALAGRLCTLPDGRIFISCNDAGAEFSYATAASFSLPDLLPPSSDVPSAVKSLFPFDGAVSFHGHFRPLAAFQLTELADGALFLGAAVNHAIVDGTSFWNFFNAWAELCRGGSPAPPDFRRNYFGGSKAVLQFPGGRGPEVTFPVDAPLRERIFHFSREAIVDLKSRANCRAKSVAAGDLPNTQIYGENSHDRKTVASNEEEEISSFQSLCAHVWRSVTRARTRLPAEATTTFRMAVNCRGRVVPRVAANYFGNAIQSTPTKALVAQVAGRDLRWAAELLHRSVADYGNEAVRRVVAEWEAAPRCFPLGNPDGAGITMGSSHRFPMYEGNDFGWGQAAAVRSGRANKFDGKMSAFPGREGGGSVDLEVCLAPETMAALLRDDEFMSYVSP; from the coding sequence ATGGAATTAGCCATGTCTCCAAACCTTTCCTCCTCTTCCATTTCTTCTCTTGCTGCTTCTCTCATCGCTACTGGTCCTAATTCCACCTCCTCTACTGTTGCTCCTGCAGCAGCTGTCGCCATTGTATCGAAATGCACGGTCTATCCTGACCGCGAGTCCGACCTCGGCGACCTCCCGCTCTCGGTTTCCGACCTCCCCATGCTGTCGTGTCACTACATACAAAAGgggctcttcttcctccctccgcCAGTGCCCATCGCCTCGCTCGTCTCCCTCCTcacctcctccctctcccgcgcTCTCTCCCTCTTCCCTGCCCTCGCCGGCCGTCTCTGCACCCTCCCTGACGGTCGCATCTTCATCTCCTGCAATGACGCCGGCGCTGAGTTCTCCTACGCGACTGCCGCTTCCTTCTCTCTCCCtgacctcctccctccctcctccgaCGTGCCGTCGGCAGTCAAGTCGCTCTTCCCCTTCGACGGCGCCGTCAGCTTCCACGGCCACTTCCGCCCGCTGGCCGCTTTCCAGCTAACGGAGCTCGCCGATGGCGCTCTCTTTCTCGGCGCAGCCGTCAACCACGCCATCGTCGATGGGACGTCCTTCTGGAATTTCTTCAACGCATGGGCGGAGCTCTGCCGCGGTGGCTCCCCCGCGCCGCCGGACTTTCGCCGCAACTACTTCGGCGGCTCAAAGGCGGTGCTGCAGTTTCCGGGCGGCCGTGGCCCGGAGGTGACGTTTCCCGTGGATGCGCCACTTCGGGAGCGGATTTTCCACTTCAGCCGGGAGGCCATCGTCGACCTCAAATCGAGAGCCAACTGCCGCGCCAAAAGTGTTGCCGCCGGAGACCTCCCAAATACGCAGATTTACGGCGAGAACAGCCACGACCGGAAGACGGTGGCGTCGAACGAAGAGGAGGAGATCTCGTCCTTCCAGTCGCTGTGCGCCCACGTCTGGCGGTCGGTGACGCGGGCACGGACGCGGCTGCCAGCAGAGGCCACAACCACGTTTCGGATGGCGGTCAACTGCCGGGGCCGGGTGGTGCCGCGGGTGGCGGCGAACTACTTCGGAAACGCGATCCAGAGCACCCCGACGAAGGCGTTGGTGGCGCAGGTGGCGGGGCGGGACCTCCGCTGGGCGGCGGAGCTGCTGCACCGCAGCGTGGCTGATTACGGGAACGAGGCGGTCCGGCGCGTGGTGGCGGAGTGGGAGGCGGCGCCGCGGTGCTTCCCGCTGGGGAACCCCGACGGCGCGGGGATCACCATGGGGAGCTCCCACCGGTTTCCCATGTACGAAGGCAACGACTTCGGATGGGGCCAGGCGGCGGCGGTGCGGAGCGGCCGGGCCAACAAGTTCGACGGGAAGATGTCGGCGTTCCCGGGCCGGGAGGGCGGTGGGAGCGTGGACCTGGAGGTGTGCCTGGCGCCGGAGACCATGGCCGCGCTCCTCCGCGATGACGAGTTCATGAGCTACGTCTCCCCGTAG
- the LOC135644949 gene encoding uncharacterized protein LOC135644949 isoform X1 gives MAEEFGVGSLQLPSELLDDVFVTEREERRPAAEVVEPATESESDEEGDYLAGLARQMTHSFLLDDDSGILGLSAGDDAKHRLTARSSPPCSPLEPPKGDAWDPLHEAAEQTMWSKLTDAEHGRWRVYEHELLSQPRKPCTSKSTSPFLARHQLQAARQQLSAGWERQIKARRGASHGGNRCALSLGSFPSGCPPFQMQHRPQHGSGMRAVFLRGSGARKESIGTGVFLPRTAGSKTEPQKKSAAACSTVFIPARVVQALNLNLEAQTGCPGGFVLEQGKLCDGSTHLCTVSDLCSHRSVVTSDALVGPRNPGRHHSLPPRPSAMTTPVSGLPQEWTY, from the exons ATGGCGGAGGAGTTCGGGGTGGGGAGTCTGCAGCTTCCTTCGGAGCTTCTCGACGACGTGTTCGTTAcggagagagaggagagaagacCGGCCGCCGAAGTGGTGGAgccagcgacggagagcgagagcGACGAGGAGGGAGACTACTTGGCCGGCCTCGCACGACAGATGACTCACTCCTTCCTCCTGGACGACGACTCGGGGATTCTTGGGTTGTCGGCGGGCGACGACGCGAAG CATCGACTTACGGCGAGGTCTTCTCCTCCGTGTTCTCCGCTGGAGCCGCCGAAGGGGGATGCTTGGGATCCGCTCCATGAGGCCGCGGAGCAGACGATGTGGTCCAAGCTTACCGATGCCGAGCATGGTCGGTGGCGAGTCTACGAACACGAGCTTCTGAGTCAACCGAGGAAGCCATGCACGAGCAAGTCGACCAGTCCCTTCCTCGCCCGCCACCAGCTGCAGGCAGCTCGA CAGCAATTGTCGGCGGGATGGGAAAGGCAAATCAAAGCAAGAAGAGGAGCGAGCCATGGAGGGAACAGATGCGCCCTCTCCTTGGGTTCGTTTCCTTCCGGATGCCCTCCGTTCCAGATGCAGCATCGACCCCAGCACGGATCTGGGATGAGAGCCGTCTTCCTTCGTGGCTCTGGCGCGAGAAAGGAGTCCATCGGAACCGGCGTCTTCCTGCCCCGGACTGCGGGGAGCAAGACCGAACCACAGAAGAAGTCAG CTGCAGCTTGTTCAACAGTGTTCATTCCGGCAAGAGTCGTTCAGGCGTTGAACTTGAATCTGGAGGCACAGACAGGCTGCCCTGGCGGATTTGTTCTCGAGCAAGGCAAGTTATGTGACGGTTCTACTCACCTGTGCACCGTTTCTGATCTCTGTTCTCATCGAAGTGTTGTTACATCAGATGCACTCGTGGGCCCAAGAAACCCAGGGAGGCACCACAGTCTTCCTCCCCGGCCTTCGGCCATGACGACCCCTGTCAGTGGGCTTCCTCAGGAGTGGACCTATTGA
- the LOC103995036 gene encoding non-specific phospholipase C1 has product MDSGVQWRGRGRRRLLAVAVFVLCLVASAHCLDAERAVGRRKKKAKHEIKGPIKTLVVLVMENRSFDHMLGWLRSKGGRTDIDGLTGRESNHVKASDPSSPEVFVSDGAAYVDYDPGHSFQAIREQIFGSDDTSAVPAPMSGFAQQAESMGEGVAGTVMRGFAPEAVPVYSALAEEFAVFDRWFASVPASTQPNRFYVHSATSHGATSNVRRDLIHGFPQKTIFDSLDEDGLSFGVYYQNIPAVLFFKSLRKLKHLVKFHSYKLAFKLHAKQGRLPNYVVIEQHYFDVKLSPANDDHPSHDVARGQRLVKEIYETLRASPQWNETALLITYDEHGGFYDHVPTPVTGVPNPDGIIGPDPFYFKFDRLGVRVPTILISPWIEKRTVIHEPKGPTPNSQFEHSSVPATVKRLFNLNSNYLTKRDAWAGTFESYFSLRKTPRTDCPEKLPEVKPLRPFGPREDKVLSEFQVELIQLASQLNGDHVLNTYPDIGKGMTVGQANKYAEDAVARLLEAGRAALRAGANESAIITMRPALTSRPSGWSSGASVQSI; this is encoded by the exons ATGGATTCGGGGGTCCAGTGGCGGGGGCGGGGGCGGAGGAGGCTCCTCGCGGTGGCCGTCTTCGTGCTCTGCCTGGTGGCCTCCGCCCACTGCTTGGACGCTGAGAGGGCGgtggggaggaggaagaagaaggcgaaGCACGAAATCAAAGGGCCGATCAAGACCCTGGTGGTGCTGGTGATGGAGAACCGGTCGTTTGACCACATGCTGGGGTGGCTCCGGAGCAAGGGCGGCCGCACGGACATCGACGGCCTCACCGGTCGCGAGTCCAACCACGTCAAGGCGTCTGACCCCTCCTCCCCTGAGGTCTTTGTCTCCGACGGCGCCGCCTACGTCGACTACGACCCCGGCCACTCCTTCCAGGCTATCCGCGAGCAGATATTCGGCTCCGATGACACCTCTGCGGTTCCCGCCCCCATGAGCGGCTTTGCCCAGCAGGCCGAGAGCATGGGTGAGGGCGTGGCCGGCACCGTCATGCGGGGTTTCGCCCCCGAGGCTGTCCCCGTCTACTCCGCTCTCGCGGAGGAGTTCGCGGTGTTCGATAGGTGGTTCGCCTCCGTCCCGGCCTCCACCCAGCCCAATCGCTTCTACGTCCACTCCGCCACCTCCCACGGCGCCACCAGCAACGTGCGCAGGGACCTCATCCACGGCTTCCCCCAGAAGACCATATTCGATTCCCTCGATGAGGATGGTCTCAGTTTCGGCGTCTACTACCAGAACATCCCCGCCGTGCTCTTCTTCAAGAGCCTGCGGAAGCTGAAGCACCTCGTCAAGTTCCACAGCTACAAGCTCGCCTTCAAGCTGCACGCCAAGCAGGGCCGGCTGCCTAACTACGTGGTCATCGAACAACACTACTTCGACGTGAAGCTCTCCCCGGCCAACGACGATCACCCATCCCACGACGTCGCCAGGGGTCAGAGGCTCGTGAAGGAGATCTACGAGACGCTCCGGGCGAGCCCGCAGTGGAACGAGACGGCCTTGCTTATCACCTATGACGAGCATGGCGGGTTCTACGACCATGTGCCTACACCTGTCACTGGGGTGCCCAACCCGGACGGCATCATCGGCCCCGACCCTTTCTATTTCAAGTTCGATAGGTTGGGTGTTCGGGTTCCCACCATCCTTATCTCCCCTTGGATTGAGAAGCGCACCG TGATCCATGAGCCTAAAGGGCCAACTCCAAATTCACAATTTGAGCACTCTTCCGTTCCAGCAACTGTAAAGAGATTGTTCAACCTGAATTCTAATTATCTCACAAAGAGAGATGCTTGGGCTGGGACATTTGAGAGCTACTTTTCCCTCAGGAAGACGCCAAGAACTGATTGTCCAG AGAAACTCCCAGAAGTGAAGCCGCTGAGGCCATTTGGACCGAGGGAAGATAAAGTGCTCTCCGAGTTTCAGGTGGAACTGATCCAACTTGCTTCTCAGCTCAATGGAGACCATGTGCTGAATACCTACCCGGACATTGGCAAGGGCATGACCGTCGGCCAAGCCAACAAGTATGCTGAGGATGCAGTCGCGAGGCTTCTGGAAGCTGGCAGGGCCGCGCTGAGGGCTGGAGCGAATGAATCAGCCATTATCACGATGAGACCTGCTTTAACTAGCCGACCTAGTGGATGGTCTTCTGGTGCTTCCGTCCAAAGCATTTGA
- the LOC135644949 gene encoding uncharacterized protein LOC135644949 isoform X5, which produces MAEEFGVGSLQLPSELLDDVFVTEREERRPAAEVVEPATESESDEEGDYLAGLARQMTHSFLLDDDSGILGLSAGDDAKHRLTARSSPPCSPLEPPKGDAWDPLHEAAEQTMWSKLTDAEHGRWRVYEHELLSQPRKPCTSKSTSPFLARHQLQAARQQLSAGWERQIKARRGASHGGNRCALSLGSFPSGCPPFQMQHRPQHGSGMRAVFLRGSGARKESIGTGVFLPRTAGSKTEPQKKSAAACSTVFIPARVVQALNLNLEAQTGCPGGFVLEQDALVGPRNPGRHHSLPPRPSAMTTPVSGLPQEWTY; this is translated from the exons ATGGCGGAGGAGTTCGGGGTGGGGAGTCTGCAGCTTCCTTCGGAGCTTCTCGACGACGTGTTCGTTAcggagagagaggagagaagacCGGCCGCCGAAGTGGTGGAgccagcgacggagagcgagagcGACGAGGAGGGAGACTACTTGGCCGGCCTCGCACGACAGATGACTCACTCCTTCCTCCTGGACGACGACTCGGGGATTCTTGGGTTGTCGGCGGGCGACGACGCGAAG CATCGACTTACGGCGAGGTCTTCTCCTCCGTGTTCTCCGCTGGAGCCGCCGAAGGGGGATGCTTGGGATCCGCTCCATGAGGCCGCGGAGCAGACGATGTGGTCCAAGCTTACCGATGCCGAGCATGGTCGGTGGCGAGTCTACGAACACGAGCTTCTGAGTCAACCGAGGAAGCCATGCACGAGCAAGTCGACCAGTCCCTTCCTCGCCCGCCACCAGCTGCAGGCAGCTCGA CAGCAATTGTCGGCGGGATGGGAAAGGCAAATCAAAGCAAGAAGAGGAGCGAGCCATGGAGGGAACAGATGCGCCCTCTCCTTGGGTTCGTTTCCTTCCGGATGCCCTCCGTTCCAGATGCAGCATCGACCCCAGCACGGATCTGGGATGAGAGCCGTCTTCCTTCGTGGCTCTGGCGCGAGAAAGGAGTCCATCGGAACCGGCGTCTTCCTGCCCCGGACTGCGGGGAGCAAGACCGAACCACAGAAGAAGTCAG CTGCAGCTTGTTCAACAGTGTTCATTCCGGCAAGAGTCGTTCAGGCGTTGAACTTGAATCTGGAGGCACAGACAGGCTGCCCTGGCGGATTTGTTCTCGAGCAAG ATGCACTCGTGGGCCCAAGAAACCCAGGGAGGCACCACAGTCTTCCTCCCCGGCCTTCGGCCATGACGACCCCTGTCAGTGGGCTTCCTCAGGAGTGGACCTATTGA
- the LOC135644949 gene encoding uncharacterized protein LOC135644949 isoform X6, with translation MAEEFGVGSLQLPSELLDDVFVTEREERRPAAEVVEPATESESDEEGDYLAGLARQMTHSFLLDDDSGILGLSAGDDAKHRLTARSSPPCSPLEPPKGDAWDPLHEAAEQTMWSKLTDAEHGRWRVYEHELLSQPRKPCTSKSTSPFLARHQLQAARQQLSAGWERQIKARRGASHGGNRCALSLGSFPSGCPPFQMQHRPQHGSGMRAVFLRGSGARKESIGTGVFLPRTAGSKTEPQKKSACSTVFIPARVVQALNLNLEAQTGCPGGFVLEQDALVGPRNPGRHHSLPPRPSAMTTPVSGLPQEWTY, from the exons ATGGCGGAGGAGTTCGGGGTGGGGAGTCTGCAGCTTCCTTCGGAGCTTCTCGACGACGTGTTCGTTAcggagagagaggagagaagacCGGCCGCCGAAGTGGTGGAgccagcgacggagagcgagagcGACGAGGAGGGAGACTACTTGGCCGGCCTCGCACGACAGATGACTCACTCCTTCCTCCTGGACGACGACTCGGGGATTCTTGGGTTGTCGGCGGGCGACGACGCGAAG CATCGACTTACGGCGAGGTCTTCTCCTCCGTGTTCTCCGCTGGAGCCGCCGAAGGGGGATGCTTGGGATCCGCTCCATGAGGCCGCGGAGCAGACGATGTGGTCCAAGCTTACCGATGCCGAGCATGGTCGGTGGCGAGTCTACGAACACGAGCTTCTGAGTCAACCGAGGAAGCCATGCACGAGCAAGTCGACCAGTCCCTTCCTCGCCCGCCACCAGCTGCAGGCAGCTCGA CAGCAATTGTCGGCGGGATGGGAAAGGCAAATCAAAGCAAGAAGAGGAGCGAGCCATGGAGGGAACAGATGCGCCCTCTCCTTGGGTTCGTTTCCTTCCGGATGCCCTCCGTTCCAGATGCAGCATCGACCCCAGCACGGATCTGGGATGAGAGCCGTCTTCCTTCGTGGCTCTGGCGCGAGAAAGGAGTCCATCGGAACCGGCGTCTTCCTGCCCCGGACTGCGGGGAGCAAGACCGAACCACAGAAGAAGTCAG CTTGTTCAACAGTGTTCATTCCGGCAAGAGTCGTTCAGGCGTTGAACTTGAATCTGGAGGCACAGACAGGCTGCCCTGGCGGATTTGTTCTCGAGCAAG ATGCACTCGTGGGCCCAAGAAACCCAGGGAGGCACCACAGTCTTCCTCCCCGGCCTTCGGCCATGACGACCCCTGTCAGTGGGCTTCCTCAGGAGTGGACCTATTGA
- the LOC135644949 gene encoding uncharacterized protein LOC135644949 isoform X4, with translation MAEEFGVGSLQLPSELLDDVFVTEREERRPAAEVVEPATESESDEEGDYLAGLARQMTHSFLLDDDSGILGLSAGDDAKHRLTARSSPPCSPLEPPKGDAWDPLHEAAEQTMWSKLTDAEHGRWRVYEHELLSQPRKPCTSKSTSPFLARHQLQAARQQLSAGWERQIKARRGASHGGNRCALSLGSFPSGCPPFQMQHRPQHGSGMRAVFLRGSGARKESIGTGVFLPRTAGSKTEPQKKSVFIPARVVQALNLNLEAQTGCPGGFVLEQGKLCDGSTHLCTVSDLCSHRSVVTSDALVGPRNPGRHHSLPPRPSAMTTPVSGLPQEWTY, from the exons ATGGCGGAGGAGTTCGGGGTGGGGAGTCTGCAGCTTCCTTCGGAGCTTCTCGACGACGTGTTCGTTAcggagagagaggagagaagacCGGCCGCCGAAGTGGTGGAgccagcgacggagagcgagagcGACGAGGAGGGAGACTACTTGGCCGGCCTCGCACGACAGATGACTCACTCCTTCCTCCTGGACGACGACTCGGGGATTCTTGGGTTGTCGGCGGGCGACGACGCGAAG CATCGACTTACGGCGAGGTCTTCTCCTCCGTGTTCTCCGCTGGAGCCGCCGAAGGGGGATGCTTGGGATCCGCTCCATGAGGCCGCGGAGCAGACGATGTGGTCCAAGCTTACCGATGCCGAGCATGGTCGGTGGCGAGTCTACGAACACGAGCTTCTGAGTCAACCGAGGAAGCCATGCACGAGCAAGTCGACCAGTCCCTTCCTCGCCCGCCACCAGCTGCAGGCAGCTCGA CAGCAATTGTCGGCGGGATGGGAAAGGCAAATCAAAGCAAGAAGAGGAGCGAGCCATGGAGGGAACAGATGCGCCCTCTCCTTGGGTTCGTTTCCTTCCGGATGCCCTCCGTTCCAGATGCAGCATCGACCCCAGCACGGATCTGGGATGAGAGCCGTCTTCCTTCGTGGCTCTGGCGCGAGAAAGGAGTCCATCGGAACCGGCGTCTTCCTGCCCCGGACTGCGGGGAGCAAGACCGAACCACAGAAGAAGTCAG TGTTCATTCCGGCAAGAGTCGTTCAGGCGTTGAACTTGAATCTGGAGGCACAGACAGGCTGCCCTGGCGGATTTGTTCTCGAGCAAGGCAAGTTATGTGACGGTTCTACTCACCTGTGCACCGTTTCTGATCTCTGTTCTCATCGAAGTGTTGTTACATCAGATGCACTCGTGGGCCCAAGAAACCCAGGGAGGCACCACAGTCTTCCTCCCCGGCCTTCGGCCATGACGACCCCTGTCAGTGGGCTTCCTCAGGAGTGGACCTATTGA